A part of Aquibium oceanicum genomic DNA contains:
- a CDS encoding iron-containing alcohol dehydrogenase: protein MTTLVSKWNFPTTVRFGAGRISELHDALHSCGISHPLFVTDPGLLKLPVTAKALKVLDDAKMPYRVFSEVKPNPVESNLTAGIEAFKSAGHDGVIAFGGGSALDLGKLIAFQAGQTRPVWDFEDIGDWWTRADASKIVPIVAVPTTAGTGSEVGRAGVITHEESHTKKVIFHPKMLPAIVIADPELTVGMPPFITAGTGMDALAHCLEAYCAPGYHPMADGIAVEGVRLVLDNLPKAFANGKDLTARAHMMSAAAMGATAFQKGLGAIHALSHPVGALYDTHHGMTNAVFMPYVLAFNREAVEERIDRLAAYCGIKGGYDGLAKDIVKLRKELKVPHTLGGLIEGLDMDKARKQLIADMAVVDPTAGGNPVKLTKKAALTLLEQAIAG, encoded by the coding sequence ATGACCACTCTCGTCTCCAAATGGAACTTCCCCACCACCGTCCGCTTCGGCGCCGGCCGCATTTCCGAACTGCACGACGCGCTGCATTCGTGCGGCATCTCGCATCCGCTCTTTGTCACCGATCCCGGCCTGCTCAAGCTGCCGGTGACTGCGAAGGCGCTCAAGGTGTTGGACGACGCCAAGATGCCCTACAGGGTCTTTTCCGAGGTCAAGCCGAACCCGGTGGAATCGAACCTGACCGCCGGTATCGAGGCATTCAAATCGGCCGGCCATGACGGTGTCATCGCCTTCGGCGGCGGCTCGGCGCTCGACCTCGGCAAGCTGATAGCCTTCCAGGCCGGCCAGACACGGCCCGTCTGGGACTTCGAGGACATCGGCGACTGGTGGACGCGGGCCGATGCCTCGAAGATCGTACCGATCGTCGCGGTGCCCACCACCGCCGGTACTGGTTCGGAGGTTGGGCGCGCCGGCGTCATCACGCACGAGGAGAGCCACACCAAGAAGGTGATCTTCCATCCGAAGATGCTGCCGGCGATCGTCATCGCCGATCCGGAGCTGACGGTCGGGATGCCGCCCTTCATAACGGCCGGGACAGGTATGGACGCGCTGGCGCACTGCCTGGAGGCCTACTGCGCGCCGGGATACCACCCGATGGCCGACGGCATTGCGGTGGAGGGCGTGCGGCTGGTGCTGGACAACCTGCCGAAAGCCTTCGCCAACGGCAAGGACCTGACCGCCCGCGCCCACATGATGAGCGCGGCGGCGATGGGCGCGACCGCCTTCCAAAAAGGGCTCGGCGCCATCCACGCGCTGTCGCACCCCGTCGGCGCGCTCTACGACACCCATCACGGCATGACCAACGCCGTCTTCATGCCTTACGTGCTGGCCTTCAACCGCGAGGCGGTGGAGGAGCGGATCGATCGCCTGGCCGCCTATTGCGGCATCAAGGGAGGCTACGACGGTCTCGCGAAGGACATCGTGAAACTGCGCAAGGAGCTGAAGGTGCCGCACACGCTGGGCGGCCTCATCGAAGGCCTCGATATGGACAAGGCCCGCAAGCAACTCATCGCCGACATGGCGGTCGTCGATCCCACTGCAGGCGGCAATCCCGTCAAGCTGACGAAGAAGGCGGCGCTCACGCTTCTGGAGCAGGCGATCGCCGGGTGA
- a CDS encoding ABC transporter permease → MTEADAVISAAPPASRRPRLSLAWVGIVPFVVFALLFLVLPTLQIVTGAFRNTSGGFTLDNIANLFTPSIMAAYWISIRISVASAFLGCLIGFLLAWAMVLGGLPKGVRSPLLTFSGVASNFAGVPLAFAFLATFGRLGLVTLILRDWFGINIYAYGFNILSFGGLTLTYLFFQIPLMILIVTPALDGMRREWREAASILGATGFQYWRMVALPILWPTLLGTFALLFANSFGAVATAYALTGSSLSIVPILLFAQIRGDVLQDPHLGYALAFGMIVITGIANFVYIWLRTRSERWIK, encoded by the coding sequence ATGACTGAAGCTGATGCCGTGATATCCGCCGCGCCGCCCGCATCCCGCCGGCCGCGGCTCTCTCTGGCGTGGGTCGGCATCGTCCCGTTCGTCGTCTTCGCGCTGCTCTTCCTCGTCCTGCCGACGCTGCAGATCGTCACAGGCGCCTTCCGCAACACGTCGGGTGGATTCACGCTCGACAACATCGCGAACCTGTTCACGCCGTCGATCATGGCGGCCTACTGGATCTCGATCCGCATTTCCGTAGCGTCCGCCTTCCTCGGCTGCCTGATAGGCTTCCTTCTCGCCTGGGCCATGGTCCTCGGCGGACTGCCGAAAGGCGTCCGCTCCCCGCTGCTCACCTTCTCCGGCGTCGCGTCGAACTTTGCCGGCGTACCGCTCGCCTTCGCCTTCCTCGCCACTTTCGGACGGCTCGGCCTGGTCACGCTCATCCTGCGCGACTGGTTCGGCATCAACATCTACGCCTACGGCTTCAACATCCTGTCCTTCGGCGGGCTGACGCTCACATACCTGTTCTTCCAGATCCCGCTGATGATCCTGATCGTCACGCCCGCGCTCGACGGCATGCGGCGCGAATGGCGCGAGGCCGCGTCGATCCTCGGCGCCACCGGGTTCCAGTACTGGCGCATGGTGGCGCTGCCGATCCTGTGGCCGACGCTGCTCGGAACCTTCGCGCTGCTCTTCGCCAATTCCTTCGGCGCGGTGGCCACCGCCTACGCGCTCACGGGCTCGTCGCTGTCGATCGTGCCGATCCTGCTCTTCGCCCAGATCCGCGGCGACGTGCTGCAGGACCCGCATCTCGGATACGCGCTCGCCTTCGGCATGATCGTCATCACCGGCATCGCCAACTTCGTCTACATCTGGCTGCGCACCCGCAGCGAACGGTGGATCAAATGA
- a CDS encoding DUF2569 domain-containing protein, with protein MGVDRVEPVANRSENGSPRGLGGWLIWPLLGLGLTPVVCLIQFVSLIEFLEVWKFLQPSQKLFVMIDLLASIAAFFVAPILLLILAFRHSEMFPGLYVIWAGAVPILVLLDAVIAYQVFRDLFADSGEEMFDRETIRSLGRSIWSAAIWIPYMMRSKRVENTFFK; from the coding sequence ATGGGCGTTGACCGGGTCGAACCTGTAGCGAATCGTTCCGAGAACGGCAGTCCACGAGGGCTCGGAGGGTGGCTGATATGGCCATTGCTCGGTCTTGGACTGACGCCTGTTGTATGTCTTATCCAATTTGTATCGTTAATTGAATTTCTTGAAGTTTGGAAATTTCTTCAGCCGTCTCAAAAGTTGTTTGTGATGATCGATTTGTTGGCAAGTATTGCGGCGTTTTTCGTCGCGCCAATCTTGTTACTCATACTTGCATTCCGTCATAGTGAAATGTTTCCAGGCCTTTATGTAATCTGGGCGGGAGCAGTACCGATCCTCGTTCTTCTCGACGCAGTCATAGCGTATCAGGTCTTCCGAGACCTCTTCGCGGATAGCGGTGAAGAGATGTTCGACCGGGAGACGATTCGTTCGCTCGGCCGGTCGATCTGGAGCGCAGCGATCTGGATACCCTATATGATGCGATCGAAGCGCGTCGAAAACACTTTCTTCAAATAG
- a CDS encoding ABC transporter permease, with product MTVNRFWSWIFLVLGVLYFALPLVGTFEFSMKMRRGVYSLDAYEAVIFDPRFQETFTYSVMMALATIVVGVLLVVPTAYWVRLKLPAWRPVLEFVTLLPLVIPPIVIVFGYIRLYNTSSWLPLTGTAMGTNILLMFGYVVLALPYMYRAVDTGLRAIDVRTLTEAAQSLGAGWATIMWRVILPNVLVAVLSGAFLTFAIVIGEFVMAALLNRPAFGPYLQLIGANRAYEPAALAVIAFGITWSCMALIQVVSRFAPRPPAQPH from the coding sequence ATGACGGTCAACCGCTTCTGGTCCTGGATCTTCCTCGTCCTCGGCGTTCTCTATTTCGCCCTGCCGCTGGTCGGCACCTTCGAGTTCTCCATGAAGATGCGGCGCGGCGTCTACAGCCTCGACGCCTACGAGGCGGTGATCTTCGATCCCCGCTTCCAGGAGACCTTCACCTATTCGGTGATGATGGCGCTGGCCACGATCGTCGTCGGCGTGCTTCTAGTCGTGCCGACGGCCTACTGGGTACGCCTGAAGCTGCCGGCTTGGCGCCCTGTGCTGGAGTTCGTGACGCTGCTGCCGCTGGTCATCCCGCCCATCGTCATCGTCTTCGGCTACATCCGGCTCTACAACACTTCCTCCTGGCTGCCGCTCACCGGCACGGCCATGGGCACCAACATCCTCCTGATGTTCGGCTATGTCGTGCTGGCGCTGCCCTACATGTACCGCGCGGTCGACACGGGTCTTCGGGCCATCGACGTGCGCACCCTGACGGAGGCGGCGCAGAGCCTCGGCGCCGGCTGGGCGACGATCATGTGGCGTGTCATCCTGCCCAACGTGCTGGTGGCGGTGCTCTCGGGCGCGTTCCTGACCTTCGCCATCGTGATCGGCGAGTTCGTCATGGCCGCGCTTCTCAACCGCCCGGCCTTCGGGCCCTACCTGCAATTGATCGGCGCCAACCGCGCCTACGAGCCGGCCGCGCTCGCCGTCATCGCCTTCGGCATCACCTGGAGCTGCATGGCCTTGATCCAGGTGGTGTCGCGCTTCGCGCCGCGGCCGCCGGCCCAGCCGCACTGA
- a CDS encoding DUF7662 domain-containing protein, with translation MTEGTKYHPLFEHLLFSGQGEMTMTFAEIESIIHARLPPSARRREEWWSNSPSGHSQARAWMRAYYKTARVDLARETVSFRLEGWPDGYAKVEWPPAGKDDASAGLGESGQREYGASKSHPLFGIWAGKVTLLPEVDYTQPAFDMDDAS, from the coding sequence ATGACCGAAGGAACCAAGTATCATCCTTTGTTCGAGCACCTGCTGTTTTCCGGGCAGGGCGAGATGACGATGACCTTTGCGGAAATCGAAAGCATCATCCATGCACGGTTGCCGCCGTCGGCGCGCCGTCGCGAGGAATGGTGGAGTAACAGCCCCAGCGGGCACAGCCAGGCGCGCGCCTGGATGCGCGCGTACTACAAGACCGCGCGCGTCGACCTGGCACGGGAGACGGTCTCTTTCCGGCTGGAAGGCTGGCCCGACGGATATGCGAAGGTCGAATGGCCGCCGGCGGGAAAGGACGACGCTTCGGCAGGTCTTGGTGAGTCCGGGCAGAGAGAGTACGGCGCGTCGAAAAGTCATCCCCTGTTCGGCATATGGGCCGGCAAGGTGACGCTCCTGCCCGAGGTCGACTACACCCAACCGGCATTCGACATGGACGATGCTTCTTGA
- a CDS encoding ABC transporter substrate-binding protein: protein MLKRTGTALSVTAALLMVSTAISSAQDMAELEAAAKAEGMLTTIALPHDWCGYGDVIAGFKAKYPEITVNELNPDAGSADELEAVRANKDNKGPQAPDVLDVGLAFGPQAQAEGLLMPYKVSTWDSIPDSAKDADGHWYGDYYGVLSFAVNTDIVQNLPADWSDLLKPEYANSVALAGDPRASNQAIFGVHAAGLASGAAAGEAAGEAGLNFFSELNKAGNFVPTIGKSGTLAQGATPIVIWWDYNALSGRDALNGNPPVEVIVPASGVVAGVYVQAISAYAPHPNAAKLWMEYLYSDEGQLGWLKGYCHPIRFNDLAAKGVIPQEMMDALPPAAAYEKAVFPTLEEQDAAKQVITGKWDSTVGANVQ from the coding sequence ATGTTGAAACGCACGGGAACAGCGCTGTCCGTGACAGCCGCGCTATTGATGGTGTCGACGGCGATCTCGTCGGCCCAGGACATGGCCGAACTCGAGGCCGCCGCCAAGGCGGAAGGCATGCTGACCACCATCGCGCTGCCCCACGACTGGTGCGGCTACGGCGACGTCATCGCCGGCTTCAAGGCGAAGTATCCCGAAATCACCGTGAACGAGCTGAACCCGGATGCCGGTTCGGCGGACGAACTCGAAGCCGTCCGCGCCAACAAGGACAACAAGGGCCCGCAGGCGCCGGACGTGCTCGACGTGGGCCTCGCCTTCGGCCCGCAGGCACAGGCCGAAGGGCTCCTGATGCCCTACAAGGTCTCGACCTGGGACTCGATCCCCGACAGCGCCAAGGATGCCGACGGCCACTGGTACGGCGACTACTACGGCGTGCTTTCCTTCGCCGTGAACACCGACATCGTCCAGAACCTTCCGGCCGACTGGTCGGACCTTCTGAAGCCGGAATACGCCAACAGCGTCGCTCTGGCAGGCGATCCGCGCGCTTCCAACCAGGCGATCTTCGGTGTGCATGCCGCTGGCCTTGCTTCGGGCGCCGCTGCCGGTGAAGCCGCCGGCGAGGCGGGGCTGAACTTCTTCTCTGAACTCAACAAGGCCGGCAACTTCGTACCGACCATCGGCAAGTCCGGCACGCTCGCGCAGGGCGCCACCCCGATCGTGATCTGGTGGGACTACAACGCGCTGTCGGGCCGCGACGCGCTCAACGGCAACCCGCCGGTCGAGGTCATCGTTCCGGCTTCGGGCGTCGTCGCCGGCGTCTACGTCCAGGCGATCAGCGCCTACGCGCCGCACCCGAACGCCGCCAAGCTGTGGATGGAATATCTCTACTCGGACGAAGGACAGCTCGGCTGGCTCAAGGGCTACTGCCATCCGATCCGCTTCAACGATCTCGCCGCCAAGGGCGTGATCCCGCAGGAGATGATGGACGCGCTGCCGCCGGCCGCTGCCTACGAGAAGGCCGTGTTCCCGACGCTCGAGGAGCAGGACGCCGCCAAGCAGGTCATCACCGGCAAGTGGGACAGCACCGTCGGCGCCAACGTCCAGTAG
- a CDS encoding type II toxin-antitoxin system VapC family toxin, protein MTGKLLLDTCAIIWIATNEPIRPEAKSAIDAAVSGDDKVRVSPISAWELGLLSAKGRMPTALPPSSLFRDVAMADGVRVEALSPEVLIASSFLPGTLHRDPADRILIATARAHDLAIVTRDRIILDYAGQGHVKAVAC, encoded by the coding sequence TTGACTGGCAAACTGCTGCTCGACACCTGTGCGATCATCTGGATAGCCACTAACGAGCCGATCAGGCCGGAGGCGAAGTCCGCGATCGACGCGGCCGTGAGTGGCGACGACAAGGTCCGGGTGTCGCCGATATCGGCGTGGGAACTGGGGCTGCTCAGCGCAAAGGGTCGCATGCCGACCGCCTTGCCGCCGTCGTCCCTGTTCCGGGATGTGGCCATGGCGGATGGCGTGAGGGTGGAGGCGCTGTCGCCGGAGGTTCTGATCGCCTCGTCTTTCCTGCCCGGCACGCTTCATCGGGACCCGGCGGACCGCATTCTCATCGCAACCGCGCGAGCCCATGATCTTGCCATCGTGACACGCGACCGCATCATTCTGGACTACGCCGGCCAGGGCCATGTAAAAGCTGTCGCCTGCTGA
- a CDS encoding aldehyde dehydrogenase family protein, with product METVKLKSPVDGSIYVERPVAADQAIDAAVSRARAAQAEWAQVSIARRGEYLLAFLEALLSMNDEIVPELAWQMGRPVRYGGEKGGVEERTRYMVALAEKALAPFVPEERPGFRRYLKREPLGIVFTIAPWNYPYLTAVNSIVPALMAGNAVILKHAAQTLLVGERFQQAFDKANLPKGLFQNLVMSHAQTEKLLGSGKVDHCNFTGSVAGGRAIEKAAAGTFMTLGLELGGKDPAYVLPDAKLDHAIANLVDGAFYNTGQCCCGIERVYVHETIYDEFVEGFVAETKNYVVGNPLDETTTMGPMAQARFADFIREQKAEALRKGAKAHIGMKVETDREGSPYLAPEVLTDVNHQMSVMREESFGPIVGIMKVRDDEEAIQLMNDSPYGLTASIWTTDADHAAAIGDRIETGTVFINRCDYVDPGLVWTGVKDTGKGGAMGVVGYGNLTRPKSFHLREV from the coding sequence GTGGAAACCGTCAAGCTGAAATCCCCCGTCGACGGCTCGATCTACGTCGAGCGTCCGGTTGCCGCCGACCAGGCCATCGACGCTGCGGTGTCGCGCGCCAGGGCGGCGCAGGCCGAATGGGCGCAGGTGTCGATCGCCCGGCGTGGCGAATATCTGCTCGCCTTCCTCGAAGCGCTATTGTCCATGAACGACGAGATCGTGCCGGAACTCGCCTGGCAGATGGGGCGGCCGGTGCGCTACGGCGGCGAGAAGGGCGGAGTGGAGGAGCGCACGCGCTACATGGTGGCGCTGGCGGAAAAGGCGCTGGCGCCCTTCGTGCCGGAAGAGCGGCCAGGCTTCCGGCGCTACCTGAAGCGCGAGCCGCTCGGCATCGTCTTCACCATCGCGCCGTGGAACTATCCCTATCTGACGGCGGTGAACTCGATCGTGCCGGCGCTGATGGCTGGGAACGCCGTGATCCTGAAACATGCCGCGCAGACGCTGCTTGTCGGCGAACGTTTTCAACAGGCATTCGACAAGGCGAACCTGCCGAAGGGCCTGTTCCAGAACCTCGTGATGAGCCACGCGCAGACCGAGAAACTGCTCGGCTCCGGCAAGGTCGACCACTGCAACTTCACCGGCTCCGTCGCCGGCGGGCGCGCGATCGAGAAGGCGGCTGCGGGCACCTTCATGACGCTCGGGCTAGAGCTCGGCGGCAAAGATCCCGCCTACGTGCTGCCCGACGCGAAACTCGACCACGCGATCGCCAATCTCGTCGATGGCGCGTTCTACAATACTGGCCAGTGCTGCTGCGGCATCGAGCGCGTCTATGTGCACGAGACGATCTACGACGAGTTCGTCGAGGGCTTCGTCGCCGAGACGAAGAACTATGTCGTCGGTAATCCGCTCGACGAGACGACCACGATGGGGCCGATGGCGCAGGCGCGTTTCGCCGACTTTATCCGCGAGCAGAAGGCCGAGGCGCTGCGCAAGGGCGCCAAGGCCCATATCGGCATGAAAGTCGAGACCGACCGGGAAGGCTCGCCTTATCTCGCGCCGGAGGTGCTGACGGACGTGAACCACCAGATGAGCGTCATGCGAGAGGAAAGCTTCGGGCCGATCGTCGGCATCATGAAGGTGCGCGACGACGAGGAGGCGATCCAGTTGATGAACGACAGCCCCTACGGGCTGACGGCATCGATCTGGACCACCGACGCCGACCATGCCGCCGCGATCGGCGACCGCATCGAGACCGGCACCGTCTTCATAAACCGTTGCGACTATGTCGATCCGGGGCTGGTGTGGACCGGCGTCAAGGATACCGGCAAGGGCGGAGCCATGGGCGTGGTCGGCTACGGGAACCTGACGCGGCCCAAAAGTTTTCATCTGCGGGAAGTGTGA